TACGGTGTATGGTGTAGGGTGCAAGGCGCAGGGGGGCCAAATCTCATAGGTCATAGCTGATAGCATGCCATGAGCTATGAGCTCATTCCTGGGATTCTTATAGGCAACCAATCAAAGACGGCTTTCAGGCGGAGATGGATGCATAAGACTACGGACGCACTAACCACGGGCTTCAGGCTCCAGGGTGGTCGGTATCTATGAAATCAGGGGGCTGAACTTCAGCGGCCAGATGACGAAGGGCGCAGGTCAGTTGGCCGGCAGGGATAAATCCCTGGACTACATAGCTTCAAGCGTTAGACGTTGTAGCGCAGGGTTTCAGCCCTGCCGGAAGCGTTGCTATACAAATTGTCAAACCGAAGCCCTTGCCGTTGGAAGAGGGATTTCCTTCCATTCCCCGTATGGAACGTTTAAATTAAACTAGCGACGAAGTCGCGTTACATTAAAAATGCGGAGTATTTTTCATAATGAAAGCAGCGGTGTATCGGAAAAATGAAGGCCTGGCGATCGAGGATGTCGCCATGCCGGAAATCGGGCCGCGGGACGTTCTTGTCAGGGTTGCCAACACCGGTTTCTGCGGATCGGACCACTCCATGCTCGAGAGCGGGAGTATTGCGGACGGCATCGTTTTAGGGCACGAGGTCAGCGGCACGGTCGCCGAAACGGGCAGGGAGGTTAGCGGGGATCTGGTCGCAAAGCGGGTCGTGATACGGCCCACCTTTTGCGGCGCATGCCGGGATTGCCGCATGGGGAAGCCCTATTTTTGCCAGGTGAACAGGCGTTCCATCGGCATCGGCGATCTGCCCGGGGGGTTTGCGGAATACGTCAAGGTGCTGCCCGATATGCTCATTCCCGTGCCCGACGGGGTCGATTCGCGCAACGCCGCTTTGGCGGAAGCCTTTGCGGCCTCCTACCACGGAATTGCATGCGCCGGCGGCAGCGGTGGATCGGCGTTGGTGCTGGGAGGCGGCACCATCGGCCTGGCCCTCGTACGCCTGCTCAAGCTGAAGGGCTTCGGCCCGGTGGCCCTGAGCGAACCCGTCGAGAAAAAGAGGGAGCTGGCCGTCGCTTTCGGAGCGGACGAGGCGATGGATCCCTTGGCGGGAAACCTGGGCGCATTCGTGTTCGAAAAGACCTCCGGAACCGGGTTCGAATACGTATTCGAATGCTCGGGCGTCGGGGACAACGTGCAGGCCGCCCTCGACTGCTGCGCCAGGGGCGGCGTCGTCTGTATCGTCAGTGTTATCATGAACCCGGTTTCGATGCTACCGGTGACGCTGAACTTCAAGGAGGTCCGCCTGACGGCTTCCTATTCCAATACCCACGAAGAGAATACCGCCTGTCTCGATTTGATGGCCCGGGGCCATCTGGACGGCCGTCCGCTGATTACAGACGTGATCTCTTTGGAGGAATTGCCCGGGGTGTATCGCCGGCGAATCCGTACGGGTGAAGCCTTGAAAGTGATGCTGGCCATCGGGGAGGAATTTTGAATACAGTTGCTTTTAACAGGGTCCTGGTTACCGGTGCGGCCGGATTCATCGGCTATCACCTGTCCCGGCGCTTGCTGGACGATGGGTGCGCCGTTACCGGAATCGACAACCTGAACGACTACTATGAGGTGACCCTCAAGGAAAGTCGCCTGGCGCGGCTGAAGGAAGAGAGCCGGTTTGCGTTCGTCAGGGACGACCTGTCCGATCGGGATGCCGTGAGCAGGCTGTTTGAAAAGCATACCTTCGATGTGGTCGTCAACCTGGCGGCTCAACCAGGCGTGCGCTATTCCCTGGTCAATCCCCGGGCCTACATCGACGC
This region of Deltaproteobacteria bacterium genomic DNA includes:
- a CDS encoding alcohol dehydrogenase catalytic domain-containing protein, with the translated sequence MKAAVYRKNEGLAIEDVAMPEIGPRDVLVRVANTGFCGSDHSMLESGSIADGIVLGHEVSGTVAETGREVSGDLVAKRVVIRPTFCGACRDCRMGKPYFCQVNRRSIGIGDLPGGFAEYVKVLPDMLIPVPDGVDSRNAALAEAFAASYHGIACAGGSGGSALVLGGGTIGLALVRLLKLKGFGPVALSEPVEKKRELAVAFGADEAMDPLAGNLGAFVFEKTSGTGFEYVFECSGVGDNVQAALDCCARGGVVCIVSVIMNPVSMLPVTLNFKEVRLTASYSNTHEENTACLDLMARGHLDGRPLITDVISLEELPGVYRRRIRTGEALKVMLAIGEEF